The following proteins are co-located in the Malus sylvestris chromosome 13, drMalSylv7.2, whole genome shotgun sequence genome:
- the LOC126595886 gene encoding uncharacterized protein LOC126595886 isoform X2: protein MCLKVLIYHKLRKQIQNMFNQSSNKSASSGSARLMEYFLDHAKDNTEKGLETCRILGAFLVMIPEAFAIVTTPTDTSSIFDLRQQW, encoded by the exons ATGTGCCTCAAAGTTCTAATCTATCACAAATTACGGAAGCAAATACAGAACATGTTCAATCAATCTTCTAATAAATCAGCATCATCTGGG TCAGCTCGTTTAATGGAATATTTCCTTGATCATGCTAAAGACAACACAGAGAAGGGTTTAGAAACCTGCAGGATTCTTGGCGCCTTTCTT GTTATGATACCTGAGGCTTTTGCCATTGTCACGACTCCAACTGATACCTCAAG CATCTTCGATCTTCGACAACAATGGTAG
- the LOC126595886 gene encoding uncharacterized protein LOC126595886 isoform X3, which translates to MCLKVLIYHKLRKQIQNMFNQSSNKSASSGSARLMEYFLDHAKDNTEKGLETCRILGAFLSLRHIFLKVVSYHQWIATLIVHIRL; encoded by the exons ATGTGCCTCAAAGTTCTAATCTATCACAAATTACGGAAGCAAATACAGAACATGTTCAATCAATCTTCTAATAAATCAGCATCATCTGGG TCAGCTCGTTTAATGGAATATTTCCTTGATCATGCTAAAGACAACACAGAGAAGGGTTTAGAAACCTGCAGGATTCTTGGCGCCTTTCTT AGTCTCAGACACATCTTTCTCAAAGTTGTTTCATATCATCAGTGGATTGCCACACTCATTGTTCATATCAG GTTATGA
- the LOC126595886 gene encoding uncharacterized protein LOC126595886 isoform X1, whose protein sequence is MCLKVLIYHKLRKQIQNMFNQSSNKSASSGSARLMEYFLDHAKDNTEKGLETCRILGAFLVMIPEAFAIVTTPTDTSRYAATLNTKFSRYALNKIWQFHRRSVRFKSLKCSISFHLYFGSQALDAFFHSLGVVLASVLVASSIFDNNGSTLGCGH, encoded by the exons ATGTGCCTCAAAGTTCTAATCTATCACAAATTACGGAAGCAAATACAGAACATGTTCAATCAATCTTCTAATAAATCAGCATCATCTGGG TCAGCTCGTTTAATGGAATATTTCCTTGATCATGCTAAAGACAACACAGAGAAGGGTTTAGAAACCTGCAGGATTCTTGGCGCCTTTCTT GTTATGATACCTGAGGCTTTTGCCATTGTCACGACTCCAACTGATACCTCAAGGTATGCAGCAACACTAAATACAAAGTTCAGTCGTTATGCTTTAAACAAAATTTGGCAATTTCATCGTCGTAGTGTTAGATTCAAAAGTCTTAAATGCTCAATCTCCTTCCATCTATATTTCGGCTCACAAGCTTTAGATGCTTTCTTCCATTCCCTTGGTGTTGTCCTTGCCTCTGTTCTTGTAGCATCTTCGATCTTCGACAACAATGGTAGCACCCTTGGTTGTGGCCATTAG
- the LOC126596534 gene encoding uncharacterized protein LOC126596534, which translates to MQAVSVFPVSPSFESHGSMNDFEVEYAQLSANFSSKLQVAGSGGDFEFLDAEKPGMEDKEAQIMDGGGECESENDDDFSFAPTNADGSPISAEDIFQNGHFRPVYPIFNRDLLFADADDGDASRAGAASSSSLRPPLMKLFFEERDTPSSSASESDELEAVPEGTYCEWSGKPVELRNKSNSTGSSKLWRVRDLKLRSNSDGKDAFVFLKPKSAASPKPSHESAADEKSSVKIQKTVEKLKGKAKKVETVSSAHEKHYVKNREKKEGDKRRSYLPYRPVVGFFTNVNGLSRNVHPF; encoded by the coding sequence ATGCAAGCGGTTTCCGTGTTTCCCGTGTCGCCGAGCTTCGAATCCCACGGTTCCATGAACGATTTCGAAGTCGAGTACGCGCAGCTCTCTGCGAATTTCAGCTCCAAGCTCCAAGTCGCCGGTTCCGGCGGCGATTTCGAATTCTTGGACGCTGAGAAGCCAGGAATGGAAGATAAAGAAGCTCAAATCATGGACGGCGGCGGCGAATGCGAGAGCGAAAACGACGACGATTTCTCTTTCGCCCCTACGAACGCCGACGGGTCGCCGATTTCCGCGGAGGATATATTCCAGAACGGCCACTTCCGGCCGGTATATCCGATTTTCAACCGAGATCTCCTCTTCGCCGACGCTGACGACGGCGATGCTTCAAGAGCCGGAGCGGCTTCGTCCTCGTCTCTGCGGCcgccattgatgaagctcttctTCGAGGAACGGGACACGCCGTCGTCGTCGGCGTCGGAGTCGGACGAGCTCGAAGCAGTCCCGGAAGGAACGTACTGTGAGTGGTCCGGGAAGCCGGTGGAGCTCCGGAACAAGAGCAATTCCACGGGGTCGTCGAAGCTGTGGAGAGTCAGGGACTTGAAGCTCCGGAGCAACAGCGACGGAAAGGACGCATTTGTTTTCCTTAAACCTAAGTCCGCGGCGAGCCCGAAGCCGAGCCATGAATCGGCGGCGGATGAGAAGAGCAGCGTTAAGATTCAAAAGACGGTGGAGAAGTTAAAGGGGAAGGCTAAGAAAGTCGAAACGGTGTCGTCTGCGCACGAGAAGCATTACGTGAAGAACAGAGAGAAGAAGGAGGGGGACAAACGGCGGTCGTACTTGCCGTATCGACCGGTGGTTGGGTTCTTCACAAATGTGAACGGATTGAGCAGAAACGTCCATCCGTTTTGA
- the LOC126596533 gene encoding probable inactive poly [ADP-ribose] polymerase SRO2 yields MSTDQFEFEDQISMTIDNDEEILDSGSDCGDSNAAVSDRFGVFTRSGMIRVDDESLEHEIIKKSFVSGMGLAGRDTNIVAVHKNLSSDPTRKARFESFKIFSQAVASKCGGNANVKYAWYGGSKQEVCDVLVHGFNRCREPVPNEVSYGVGVHMIPAKFSCDGALSSAVDESGLKHILLCRVILGKAEMVAPGSKQSQPSCKEVDTGVDNLVNPRRYVVWSAIMNSHIYPCYVVSFKAPNTLPNVVSGVPTAQQSALRQPPTSPWMSFPALMSILSKFLPPQKMQLLVACHNEFRANKVTRPQLIQRVRQIAGDRLLIGVIKSVKRQIGARANA; encoded by the exons ATGTCGACGGATCAGTTTGAATTCGAAGACCAAATCTCGATGACTATTGATAATGACGAAGAAATTTTGGATTCCGGGTCCGATTGCGGCGATTCGAACGCCGCCGTATCGGATAGGTTTGGTGTTTTCACCCGGAGCGGGATGATACGGGTGGACGACGAGAGTTTAGAGCACGAGATCATCAAGAAGAGCTTTGTTTCGGGCATGGGATTGGCCGGGAGGGACACGAATATTGTGGCGGTGCACAAGAACTTGAGCTCCGATCCGACCAGGAAGGCGAGGTTTGAGTCGTTCAAGATTTTCTCTCAGGCGGTGGCAAGTAAGTGCGGCGGCAACGCCAACGTTAAGTACGCTTGGTATGGCGGATCGAAGCAGGAGGTTTGTGATGTTTTGGTCCATGGTTTCAATCGGTGCAGAGAGCCTGTCCCAAATGAAGTGTCATACGGTGTAGGTGTTCATATGATTCCTGCCAAATTTTCATGTGATGG AGCATTGTCGTCGGCTGTGGATGAAAGTGGGCTGAAGCACATCTTGCTGTGCCGTGTGATATTGGGGAAGGCGGAAATGGTGGCGCCGGGCTCTAAGCAATCTCAACCGAGCTGCAAGGAGGTGGACACTGGAGTGGATAATCTGGTAAATCCGAGAAGATATGTTGTTTGGAGTGCTATCATGAACTCTCACATTTATCCTTGCTATGTGGTCAGCTTCAAGGCTCCTAACACTCTCCCTAATG TTGTTTCAGGTGTTCCAACTGCGCAGCAGAGTGCTTTGAGACAACCCCCCACATCTCCATGGATGAGCTTCCCTGCTCTGATGTCCATTCTCTCGAAGTTCTTGCCTCCTCAGAAAATGCAATTGCTTGTTGCTTGTCACAACGAATTCAGA GCGAACAAGGTAACGCGCCCGCAGCTGATACAGAGGGTGAGGCAGATTGCCGGTGACAGGCTGTTGATTGGAGTGATCAAATCTGTCAAGAGGCAGATTGGTGCCAGGGCAAATGCATAA